From Prosthecobacter sp., the proteins below share one genomic window:
- a CDS encoding DUF3500 domain-containing protein: protein MNAKLSRRSFLRSTASLAALTAAPRPLFAAPAAPESVVKLLYESLKPEQRKEVCFAWDYVDPKRGLLRTRLENNWRITKPAIKSEFFTADQQAMIRTIFEGITAPEWHERFDKQLDDDIGGFGNKQGIAIFGEPGSGKFEFVLSSRHMTLRCDGDSSEHVAFGGPILYAHEGDALYEKPNHPHNVFWHQALEANKLYHVLDAKHQALALVTQGMPTEELVGFKGKDGGFPGCPVSEFAADQKAELQRILNHLLEPFRKSDQDEAMKCLTAQGGLDHCSLAFYKEGDLGDDGVYDNWRIEGPSFVWYFRGRPHVHVWVNVADDASVKLNSYQNSIM, encoded by the coding sequence ATGAATGCCAAATTGAGCCGCCGGTCGTTTCTTCGTTCCACCGCATCATTGGCGGCTCTCACCGCAGCGCCGCGACCGTTGTTTGCCGCACCTGCAGCACCGGAGTCGGTCGTGAAGCTGCTCTATGAATCCCTGAAGCCGGAGCAGAGGAAGGAAGTCTGCTTTGCGTGGGATTATGTGGACCCAAAGCGCGGCCTGCTGCGCACGCGCCTGGAAAACAACTGGCGCATCACCAAGCCGGCGATCAAGAGCGAGTTCTTCACCGCTGATCAGCAGGCGATGATCCGTACCATCTTCGAGGGCATCACGGCACCCGAATGGCACGAACGTTTCGACAAGCAGCTCGATGACGACATCGGCGGCTTCGGCAACAAGCAGGGCATCGCGATCTTCGGCGAACCGGGCAGCGGCAAGTTTGAGTTCGTGCTAAGCAGCCGGCACATGACGCTGCGTTGTGATGGCGACAGCTCCGAGCATGTGGCCTTTGGCGGCCCGATTCTCTATGCGCACGAAGGCGATGCGCTCTACGAGAAACCGAATCACCCGCACAACGTCTTCTGGCATCAGGCACTGGAGGCCAACAAGCTCTACCATGTGCTCGACGCGAAGCATCAGGCGCTCGCGCTCGTCACGCAGGGTATGCCGACCGAGGAACTCGTGGGATTCAAAGGCAAGGACGGCGGATTCCCCGGCTGTCCCGTGTCCGAGTTCGCTGCTGATCAGAAAGCGGAACTCCAGCGCATCCTCAACCACCTGCTGGAGCCGTTTCGCAAATCAGACCAAGACGAGGCGATGAAATGCCTCACCGCGCAGGGTGGACTCGATCATTGCAGTCTCGCGTTTTACAAAGAGGGCGATCTCGGCGACGACGGTGTTTATGACAACTGGCGCATCGAAGGCCCGTCATTCGTCTGGTACTTCCGCGGTCGCCCACACGTGCATGTGTGGGTGAATGTGGCCGATGATGCGTCGGTGAAGCTAAACTCGTATCAGAACTCCATCATGTGA
- a CDS encoding HD domain-containing protein has translation MEDTLASDLDLITITQLRQVANQTPQPYRLHLQIESRLEKTTSSGSPFFEVKLVDGGDSFVWRVFDNNPLFHEAAKLTRNTFIQLAGQWVDGKYGLEPRQVQLRPLSGDETSTLLLGDPDLATRQQADYADIVAFIESIRDPRLLKLCSAFLERHGERFRRTGAARRNHHARRGGLVEHVAQMMRCAMAIAGVYPNLNRDLMIAGVLFHDCGKLWENAYAESGFTMPYNLTAEMLGHIPLGLELVNKMWRDMLDTPAAAEWTTLEPASETVRLHLLHLIAAHHGTHEFGSPVLPKTPEAIALHHVDNIDAKLEMFRRAYEGGKELAPGIIEKFVPWPVNIIAPLPPVHLPMPE, from the coding sequence ATGGAAGACACCCTCGCCAGCGATCTCGACCTGATCACGATCACGCAACTTAGGCAGGTCGCGAATCAAACGCCGCAGCCTTACCGGCTGCACTTGCAGATCGAATCGCGCCTGGAGAAGACCACGAGTTCCGGCAGCCCGTTTTTCGAGGTCAAACTCGTCGATGGCGGCGATTCATTCGTCTGGCGCGTTTTTGACAATAACCCGCTGTTTCACGAAGCGGCCAAACTCACGCGCAACACCTTCATCCAGCTCGCCGGGCAGTGGGTGGACGGCAAGTACGGCCTCGAACCACGTCAGGTGCAATTGCGGCCGCTTTCGGGGGACGAAACAAGCACCTTGCTGCTCGGCGATCCTGATCTCGCCACACGCCAACAGGCGGATTACGCCGACATCGTGGCCTTCATCGAGTCCATTCGCGATCCACGGTTGCTGAAGCTCTGCTCGGCGTTTCTGGAGCGTCACGGAGAGCGTTTCCGCCGCACCGGTGCTGCGCGCCGGAACCACCACGCACGCCGTGGTGGCTTGGTGGAGCATGTGGCGCAAATGATGCGCTGTGCGATGGCGATTGCGGGGGTTTATCCGAACTTGAATCGCGATTTGATGATCGCTGGCGTGTTGTTTCACGATTGCGGCAAGCTTTGGGAGAATGCGTATGCCGAATCCGGCTTCACCATGCCCTACAACCTCACCGCCGAGATGCTCGGCCACATTCCGCTCGGTCTGGAGCTGGTGAACAAGATGTGGCGGGACATGCTGGACACACCAGCGGCGGCGGAATGGACCACGCTCGAACCCGCGTCCGAAACTGTGCGTCTGCACCTGTTGCACCTCATCGCCGCGCATCACGGAACCCATGAGTTCGGCTCCCCTGTGCTTCCCAAGACGCCCGAGGCGATTGCGCTGCATCACGTCGATAACATCGACGCCAAGCTCGAAATGTTCCGCCGTGCCTATGAAGGCGGCAAAGAACTGGCCCCCGGCATCATCGAGAAATTTGTGCCGTGGCCCGTGAACATCATCGCGCCGCTGCCACCGGTGCATCTGCCGATGCCGGAGTGA
- a CDS encoding valine--pyruvate transaminase, translating into MQTTFSDIGMRLAGPSGIQELMDDCGAALTTHPDMRMLGGGQPAAIPQVQQLWRERMQAMLDDGSIDRTLLNYDPPGGNPIFREAFAAFLQRECGWNVTQENIAVMPSSQSAFFLLFNLLAGQTGSSKRRILFPLLPEYIGYANQSLTEGQFTACLPRIVETAPHEIKYHVDFDRLRITPDVAAMCVSCPTNPTGNVLTQNEFDSLHALSEAHGIPLILDNAYGHPFPGVIHNGFQPKWQPGMIFSISMSKVGLPGVRTAMIVADPHIVKALSNMNAIVSLANGNLGQALLMPLLKDDTLIKLGPEIIRPFYRDRSDFAKSVLANALGDRVPWALHAQEGAFFLWLWINGLPITAAELYRRLKERKVLVIPGHYFAYGIDQEWRHPHECLRLTYSQPQHIVREGLEIIADEIIRSF; encoded by the coding sequence ATGCAAACCACTTTCTCAGACATCGGCATGCGTCTCGCGGGCCCCAGTGGCATCCAGGAGCTCATGGATGACTGCGGGGCCGCGCTCACCACACATCCAGACATGCGCATGCTCGGCGGGGGCCAGCCTGCGGCGATTCCCCAGGTGCAGCAGCTCTGGCGCGAACGCATGCAAGCGATGCTCGACGACGGCAGCATCGACCGCACGCTGCTCAACTACGACCCGCCCGGCGGCAATCCCATCTTCCGCGAAGCCTTCGCCGCCTTCCTTCAGCGTGAATGCGGTTGGAATGTCACGCAGGAGAACATCGCCGTGATGCCCAGCAGTCAGAGCGCGTTCTTTCTGCTGTTCAATCTCCTCGCAGGCCAGACCGGCTCTTCCAAACGCCGCATTCTCTTTCCGCTGCTGCCCGAATACATCGGTTACGCCAATCAGTCACTCACCGAAGGCCAGTTCACCGCCTGCCTGCCGCGCATCGTTGAAACCGCGCCGCACGAAATCAAATACCACGTCGATTTCGATCGCCTGCGCATCACGCCAGACGTCGCCGCCATGTGCGTGAGCTGTCCCACGAATCCCACCGGCAATGTCCTCACCCAAAACGAGTTCGACAGCCTCCATGCTCTCAGCGAAGCGCACGGGATCCCGCTCATCCTCGACAACGCCTACGGCCACCCGTTCCCCGGCGTCATCCACAACGGCTTCCAGCCGAAGTGGCAGCCCGGAATGATCTTCAGTATCAGCATGAGCAAGGTTGGCCTCCCCGGTGTGCGCACCGCCATGATCGTTGCCGATCCGCACATCGTGAAGGCTTTGTCGAACATGAACGCCATCGTCTCCCTCGCGAATGGCAATCTCGGTCAGGCGCTCCTCATGCCGCTGCTCAAAGACGACACGCTCATCAAGCTCGGCCCCGAAATCATCCGCCCCTTCTACCGCGATCGCTCCGACTTCGCCAAATCTGTTCTCGCCAACGCACTCGGTGACCGCGTCCCTTGGGCTTTGCATGCGCAGGAAGGCGCCTTCTTCCTCTGGCTTTGGATCAACGGTCTGCCCATCACCGCCGCCGAGCTGTATCGGCGGCTCAAAGAGCGCAAAGTGCTCGTCATCCCCGGCCACTACTTCGCCTACGGTATCGACCAAGAGTGGCGTCATCCGCACGAATGTCTGCGCCTTACCTACTCGCAGCCGCAGCACATCGTCCGCGAAGGCCTTGAAATCATCGCCGATGAAATCATCCGCAGCTTCTGA
- a CDS encoding TonB-dependent receptor has protein sequence MNSATDRPGTLEKALKINLAHTIYGTFAEIGAGQEIANWFFRAGGASGTVAKTMSAYDMIISDEIYGKCSRYVSRKRMCDMLEHEYPMLIQRLNAKRCTTTTFFTLADTVRAKSYRDTKEECHGWIGLRFQTVPGGPSNDIQMHVRLLDDSNARQSDALGKLGVNLLYAAFHLRDDLPAFLQSLLDDLTRKRVEIDMIDFSGPAFTAHEYQDRLVALKLVRLGLADAALFGANGEIWQASDVLWKKPVFLKRGSFDPITKLNLDMIERGQAAFQADFGDEARDNIEILEITMHNLLASGAEVPDSDFLARADILQALGKNVLISKYPEFHRVSSYLARHTQCPIGIVLGLPLFQELFNERWCTDLEGGLLEAFGRLFKNQVRVYVYPMGNPMTGQILGVNDARVTPEQKHLLRYLIQTQCVRPLEEPNHDFLFHTSAEVRNMIHSRDSQWQSLVPDIVLKQGPWKEIAEPAM, from the coding sequence ATGAATTCCGCCACCGACCGCCCCGGCACGCTTGAGAAAGCGCTCAAGATCAATCTCGCACACACCATCTACGGCACCTTCGCCGAGATCGGTGCCGGACAGGAGATCGCCAACTGGTTCTTCCGTGCCGGTGGAGCCTCAGGCACCGTCGCCAAGACCATGTCCGCCTACGACATGATCATCAGCGACGAGATCTACGGCAAATGCAGCCGTTACGTCTCGCGCAAGCGCATGTGCGACATGTTGGAGCACGAATACCCGATGCTCATCCAGCGGTTGAACGCGAAGCGTTGCACCACCACCACCTTCTTCACGCTCGCCGACACCGTGCGCGCAAAGTCCTATCGTGACACCAAAGAAGAGTGCCATGGCTGGATCGGCCTCCGCTTTCAAACCGTACCCGGCGGTCCCAGCAACGACATTCAGATGCATGTGCGGCTCCTGGATGACTCGAACGCGCGTCAGTCCGATGCGCTCGGCAAACTTGGCGTCAATCTCCTCTACGCCGCCTTCCATCTGCGCGATGACCTGCCCGCCTTCCTCCAAAGCCTGCTCGATGACCTCACCCGCAAACGCGTCGAGATCGACATGATCGACTTCAGTGGCCCCGCCTTTACCGCGCATGAGTATCAGGACCGCCTCGTCGCGTTGAAACTCGTGCGCCTCGGCCTGGCTGATGCCGCCTTGTTCGGTGCCAACGGCGAAATCTGGCAGGCCTCCGATGTCCTGTGGAAAAAACCCGTCTTCCTCAAACGCGGCAGCTTCGATCCTATCACCAAGCTCAATCTCGACATGATCGAGCGCGGCCAAGCCGCCTTTCAGGCCGACTTCGGCGATGAAGCCCGCGACAACATCGAGATCCTCGAGATCACCATGCACAACCTCCTCGCCAGTGGAGCGGAAGTGCCGGACAGCGATTTCCTCGCTCGTGCCGACATCCTTCAGGCGCTCGGCAAAAACGTGCTCATCTCCAAATACCCCGAATTTCACCGCGTCAGCAGCTACCTCGCCCGCCACACGCAGTGCCCCATCGGCATCGTGCTCGGCCTGCCCTTGTTCCAAGAATTGTTCAACGAACGCTGGTGTACCGACCTCGAAGGCGGCCTGCTCGAAGCCTTTGGCCGCCTCTTCAAAAACCAGGTTCGCGTTTATGTCTATCCCATGGGCAATCCCATGACCGGCCAGATCCTTGGTGTGAACGACGCCCGCGTCACCCCCGAGCAGAAGCATCTCCTGCGCTATCTCATCCAAACCCAATGCGTGCGCCCGTTGGAAGAGCCCAATCACGACTTCCTGTTCCATACCAGCGCCGAAGTCCGCAACATGATCCACTCACGCGATTCCCAGTGGCAATCCCTCGTCCCCGACATCGTCCTCAAGCAAGGTCCGTGGAAGGAAATTGCAGAGCCCGCGATGTAA
- a CDS encoding SHOCT domain-containing protein: MKIVSTILAAAMLSGLLASCASSTMDSTPTLAELTAYEKVVHARYQGEYDAIERQRASGAISKAEYEERKGKLDAKVAEQVNDAAWNKHFLAESERKADGVPTPDAPVALNPGSTQGESFYRPSNQNFGQVTGQSGSAGMGSIRAVNEQFGNAQATRNDAISAGGTYLSQPPPGSIYDENVRR, encoded by the coding sequence ATGAAGATCGTTTCAACCATTCTAGCAGCAGCCATGCTCTCCGGACTGCTCGCCTCCTGTGCCTCGTCCACGATGGACAGTACGCCGACTCTCGCGGAACTGACCGCCTATGAAAAGGTGGTCCATGCCAGATACCAAGGCGAGTATGATGCCATCGAACGACAGCGTGCCAGCGGTGCTATCAGCAAGGCGGAGTATGAAGAACGAAAAGGCAAACTCGACGCCAAGGTCGCCGAGCAAGTGAACGACGCCGCATGGAATAAACATTTCCTCGCCGAGTCCGAACGCAAGGCGGACGGGGTGCCCACACCAGACGCGCCGGTGGCACTCAATCCGGGATCCACGCAGGGGGAATCATTCTATCGTCCCTCAAATCAAAATTTTGGGCAGGTCACTGGACAGAGCGGGTCCGCCGGGATGGGCAGCATCCGTGCCGTCAACGAGCAGTTCGGCAATGCCCAAGCCACTCGAAATGATGCGATCTCCGCAGGTGGCACCTACCTCTCACAACCACCTCCGGGTTCCATCTATGATGAGAATGTACGGCGGTAG
- a CDS encoding pyruvate dehydrogenase complex dihydrolipoamide acetyltransferase has protein sequence MPKFIEMPKLSDTMTEGTLAKWTVKEGDKVTVGKAIADIETDKATMEYASPFEGVLHKFIALPGGKVPLGAPLAVILEEDESAPANLDELIAKAQAAAAPAPAAEKKPAASATKAASVGPRLPLAPQHKSRAASGNANLRVKASPLAKKIAAERGIDLNALIGTGPGGRIVREDVENAPAGGSSARVAATPAIRPVIGPDDERVPTSSMRNIIAERLLASKTQIPHFYLQMEVDAAPLMEFRAHLNAANEKTGGVKYTVNDFILKAVVRAAQAQPAINAAWDGDAIVKFKSVGLSVAIAIDDGLVTPVIKQAEKKTLLEISQSVKDLAGKAKNKKLSPDDFAGGTITVSNLGAYGIDQFAAIINPPQAAIVAIGSIRKAAVVNDKGQVVAGQRMWVGLSGDHRVVDGAVAATFLAEMRKLLENPALMLV, from the coding sequence ATGCCCAAATTCATCGAAATGCCCAAGCTCAGTGACACCATGACCGAGGGCACCCTCGCCAAATGGACCGTCAAGGAAGGGGACAAAGTCACCGTCGGCAAAGCCATCGCCGACATCGAGACCGACAAGGCCACCATGGAATACGCCAGCCCGTTTGAAGGCGTGCTGCACAAGTTCATCGCGCTGCCCGGCGGCAAAGTTCCGCTTGGTGCGCCGCTCGCCGTCATTCTCGAAGAAGACGAATCTGCACCAGCCAACCTCGACGAACTCATCGCCAAAGCCCAGGCCGCCGCGGCTCCAGCACCCGCTGCGGAGAAAAAACCCGCCGCTTCCGCCACCAAGGCCGCCAGCGTAGGTCCGCGCCTGCCTCTTGCGCCGCAGCACAAGAGCCGCGCTGCGTCTGGAAACGCCAACCTTCGCGTCAAAGCCTCCCCGCTTGCCAAAAAAATCGCCGCTGAACGCGGTATCGATCTCAACGCCCTCATCGGCACCGGCCCTGGCGGACGCATCGTCCGCGAAGACGTGGAGAACGCACCAGCCGGCGGTTCCAGCGCTCGTGTTGCTGCCACACCGGCGATTCGCCCCGTCATCGGCCCCGATGACGAACGCGTGCCCACCAGCAGCATGCGCAACATCATCGCCGAGCGCCTGCTCGCGTCGAAGACGCAGATCCCGCATTTCTACCTCCAGATGGAAGTCGATGCCGCGCCGCTCATGGAGTTCCGTGCACACCTCAACGCCGCCAATGAAAAAACCGGCGGCGTGAAGTACACCGTCAACGATTTCATCCTCAAGGCCGTCGTGCGTGCCGCGCAAGCCCAGCCCGCCATCAATGCCGCTTGGGATGGCGATGCCATCGTGAAATTCAAATCCGTCGGACTCAGCGTCGCCATCGCCATCGACGATGGTCTCGTCACGCCCGTCATCAAGCAGGCGGAGAAGAAAACGCTGCTCGAAATCAGCCAGAGCGTCAAAGACCTCGCCGGCAAGGCCAAGAACAAAAAACTCAGCCCCGACGACTTCGCTGGCGGCACCATCACTGTCTCCAATCTCGGCGCGTATGGCATCGACCAGTTCGCCGCCATCATCAATCCGCCTCAGGCCGCGATTGTGGCCATCGGCAGCATCCGCAAGGCCGCCGTCGTGAATGACAAAGGCCAGGTCGTCGCCGGTCAGCGCATGTGGGTCGGCCTCAGCGGCGATCACCGTGTCGTCGATGGTGCCGTCGCGGCCACCTTCCTCGCCGAAATGCGCAAGCTGCTGGAAAATCCGGCGCTGATGCTGGTGTGA
- a CDS encoding SAM-dependent methyltransferase yields MARALFDPERGYYTRHIRTVGRSGDFATSSTLSPSLGSAIAAWFKSESRIQPHIRHIIEIGAGDGSLMASFRQSLGWWKRRPYTFHIVETSTVLREQQQKRLGGKIHWHNDLESALDQAQGHAFIYHNELLDAFPATLVQWNAAEQRWLEVWVPEALHQHHLDAAFFSVLRHATFKDGQRCEFHPSIRNWLRRWTPHWKSGAMLTIDYGDDFPRLYHRRPHGTLRAYLLHQRLTGTDIYANPGRQDITADINFTDYAAWLRELGLEQASRQTLAEFLRPHAPPAQLLDPDGAGSAFKCLVHRRLACAS; encoded by the coding sequence ATGGCCCGGGCACTGTTCGATCCCGAACGCGGCTACTACACGCGCCATATTCGCACCGTCGGCAGAAGCGGCGATTTTGCCACATCCTCCACGCTCTCGCCTAGCCTCGGCAGCGCTATCGCGGCCTGGTTCAAATCCGAATCGCGAATTCAGCCGCACATCCGCCACATCATCGAAATCGGAGCAGGTGATGGATCACTCATGGCCTCCTTTCGCCAATCCCTCGGTTGGTGGAAACGTCGCCCCTACACCTTCCACATCGTCGAAACCTCGACCGTGCTCCGCGAACAGCAGCAGAAGCGTCTTGGAGGCAAAATCCACTGGCACAACGATCTCGAATCCGCTCTCGACCAAGCTCAGGGTCACGCCTTCATCTACCACAACGAGTTGCTCGACGCCTTTCCCGCCACGCTCGTGCAGTGGAACGCTGCGGAACAGCGCTGGCTCGAAGTCTGGGTGCCCGAAGCCCTTCATCAGCACCATCTCGACGCAGCGTTCTTCAGCGTCCTTCGTCATGCCACATTCAAAGACGGGCAGCGTTGTGAATTCCACCCCAGCATCAGAAACTGGCTTCGCCGCTGGACGCCGCATTGGAAAAGCGGAGCCATGCTCACCATCGACTACGGTGATGATTTCCCCCGTCTCTACCATCGTCGGCCACACGGCACGCTGCGTGCTTATCTCCTCCATCAAAGACTCACCGGAACCGATATCTATGCCAATCCCGGCCGCCAGGACATCACCGCCGACATCAACTTCACCGACTACGCCGCCTGGCTGCGCGAACTCGGCCTCGAACAAGCCTCCCGGCAAACCCTCGCCGAATTTCTCCGCCCACACGCGCCCCCAGCACAGCTCCTCGACCCTGACGGTGCCGGAAGCGCTTTCAAATGCCTCGTGCATCGCCGCCTGGCATGCGCATCATGA
- a CDS encoding MmcQ/YjbR family DNA-binding protein has translation MDLPDVIAHCLSLPGAEETTPFGPEALVYKVGGKMFAVTVPEDYPARINLKCDPERAIELRDEHKAIKPGWHMNKRHWNTVVLDGSLPPKLVRELVEHSYQLVLDALPKKAREQLKAKKPSRRGGRK, from the coding sequence ATGGACCTGCCCGATGTCATCGCCCATTGCCTCAGTCTGCCCGGCGCGGAGGAAACGACGCCCTTTGGACCCGAGGCGCTGGTGTACAAAGTCGGCGGCAAGATGTTTGCCGTCACCGTGCCGGAGGATTATCCCGCACGCATCAATCTCAAGTGCGATCCCGAACGCGCCATCGAACTGCGCGACGAACACAAGGCCATCAAACCCGGCTGGCACATGAACAAGCGCCACTGGAACACCGTCGTGCTCGATGGCAGCCTGCCACCGAAGCTCGTGCGCGAGTTGGTCGAGCATTCGTATCAGCTCGTACTCGATGCTTTGCCGAAGAAGGCGAGGGAGCAATTAAAAGCGAAGAAACCTTCCCGAAGGGGTGGAAGAAAATAG
- a CDS encoding arylsulfatase: protein MKTVLLSLLFAASAFASDAGRPNIVFLLADDLGRADCGFMGGKDIQTPHLDKLAKAGAILDQFYVQPVCSPTRAALMTGRYPMRHGLQVGVVRPWAEYGLPLEERTLPQALKEAGYQTAIVGKWHLGTFKPDYLPTQRGFDHQYGHYNGALDYFTHIRDDGFDWHRDDKENRDEGYSTHLIAKESVRLIRERDAKKPLFLYVPFNAVHGPYQVPDEYLKPYAQLKGNRQKYAGMLAAMDEAVGQIVAAIDEAGLRKNTLFIFSSDNGGPSPGQITDNGPLRVGKGTLYEGGTRVVAFATWDGVIKPESKVTAALHMVDWYPTLLKLAGASLEQKLPLDGRDAWPAITQGAASPHEFILLNTTPNNGAIRMGDWKLVMGGNITDSEEGGEAKAKKGKKKTAVKAANVELFNLATDPHEKTNLASSNTEKAAELRAKLNELAAQAVPPKSAPKAADFKTPRVWGQAE, encoded by the coding sequence ATGAAAACCGTGCTGCTCTCGCTTTTATTCGCCGCCTCCGCCTTTGCCTCTGATGCGGGGCGACCCAACATCGTCTTCCTGCTCGCGGACGATCTCGGACGTGCGGACTGCGGTTTCATGGGCGGGAAGGACATTCAAACGCCGCATCTCGACAAACTCGCGAAGGCGGGTGCGATTCTCGATCAATTCTACGTGCAGCCCGTGTGCTCACCGACGCGTGCGGCGTTGATGACCGGGCGTTACCCGATGCGCCACGGCTTGCAAGTCGGCGTGGTGCGGCCCTGGGCAGAGTACGGGTTGCCATTGGAAGAGCGTACGCTGCCACAAGCGCTGAAGGAGGCTGGTTATCAAACCGCCATCGTTGGCAAATGGCATCTCGGCACCTTCAAGCCGGATTATCTGCCAACGCAGCGCGGCTTTGATCATCAATACGGCCACTACAACGGTGCGCTCGATTACTTCACGCACATCCGCGACGACGGCTTCGACTGGCATCGCGATGACAAGGAGAATCGCGACGAGGGCTACTCGACCCATCTCATCGCGAAGGAATCGGTGCGGTTGATTCGTGAACGCGATGCGAAGAAGCCGCTGTTTCTCTATGTGCCCTTCAATGCTGTGCATGGCCCTTATCAGGTGCCGGACGAGTATTTGAAGCCGTATGCTCAGCTCAAAGGCAACCGCCAGAAATACGCGGGCATGCTCGCCGCGATGGACGAGGCCGTGGGGCAGATCGTGGCGGCGATTGATGAGGCAGGCCTGCGCAAGAACACGCTCTTCATCTTTTCCAGCGACAACGGCGGCCCCAGCCCCGGCCAGATCACCGACAACGGCCCGCTGCGTGTCGGCAAAGGCACGCTTTACGAAGGTGGCACACGCGTCGTGGCCTTCGCGACCTGGGACGGTGTGATCAAACCCGAAAGCAAGGTCACCGCCGCGCTGCACATGGTGGACTGGTATCCCACGCTGCTGAAACTCGCCGGCGCATCGCTGGAACAAAAACTCCCGCTCGATGGTCGTGATGCCTGGCCGGCGATCACGCAAGGGGCGGCTTCACCGCACGAGTTCATCCTGCTGAACACCACACCGAACAACGGTGCCATCCGCATGGGCGACTGGAAACTCGTGATGGGCGGCAACATCACCGACAGCGAAGAAGGCGGCGAAGCGAAGGCGAAGAAGGGTAAAAAGAAAACCGCAGTCAAAGCTGCGAACGTGGAACTCTTCAATCTTGCCACCGATCCGCACGAGAAGACGAACCTTGCATCTTCAAATACCGAAAAAGCCGCTGAACTACGCGCGAAGCTAAACGAACTGGCCGCGCAGGCAGTTCCGCCGAAAAGCGCGCCAAAGGCCGCGGATTTCAAAACACCGCGAGTCTGGGGACAGGCCGAATGA
- a CDS encoding alpha-ketoacid dehydrogenase subunit beta, with amino-acid sequence MPRRITYRDAIREALDEEIARDPMVVVMGEEVAQYNGAYKVTQGLWDKWGDKRLVDTPISEAGFIGMGIGASMLGVRPVMELMFWSFYTVAWDQIVNNGAMVRYMSGGKINVPIVIRGPANGGTSVGATHSHTPENIMASFPGMKCVCPSNAYDAKGLMKASIRDNDPVMFMESTILYGAEWDVPSNDELPGGELFVPLGLADVKREGTDISLIAHGRAVITCLEAARILEEEHGISAEVVDLRSIRPLDEDTILESVAKTHRAIYVEENKPYCGIGAQIAYMIQERIFDELDAPVQRVCSLDSPAIYSPPLEALQIPTADVVVAKALSIL; translated from the coding sequence ATGCCCCGCCGAATCACCTACCGCGACGCCATCCGTGAAGCCCTCGATGAAGAAATCGCCCGCGACCCCATGGTCGTGGTCATGGGGGAGGAAGTCGCCCAGTACAACGGCGCTTACAAAGTCACCCAGGGCCTCTGGGACAAGTGGGGTGACAAACGCCTCGTGGACACCCCCATCAGCGAGGCCGGCTTCATCGGCATGGGCATCGGTGCCTCCATGCTCGGCGTGCGCCCGGTGATGGAACTGATGTTCTGGAGCTTCTACACCGTTGCTTGGGACCAAATCGTGAACAACGGCGCGATGGTCCGCTACATGAGCGGCGGCAAGATCAACGTCCCCATCGTCATCCGCGGCCCGGCCAACGGCGGCACCAGCGTCGGTGCCACGCACAGCCACACGCCGGAAAACATCATGGCCAGCTTCCCCGGCATGAAATGCGTCTGCCCCAGCAACGCTTACGATGCCAAGGGCCTCATGAAAGCCTCCATCCGCGACAATGACCCCGTCATGTTCATGGAGAGCACCATCCTCTATGGTGCCGAGTGGGATGTGCCTTCCAATGACGAACTCCCCGGTGGCGAACTCTTTGTGCCACTCGGCCTCGCCGACGTGAAACGCGAAGGCACCGACATCTCCCTCATCGCCCACGGTCGCGCCGTCATCACTTGCCTCGAAGCCGCACGCATCCTCGAAGAAGAACACGGCATCAGCGCCGAAGTCGTTGATCTCCGCAGCATCCGCCCGCTGGATGAAGACACCATCCTCGAATCCGTCGCGAAAACGCACCGCGCCATCTACGTCGAAGAAAACAAGCCCTACTGCGGCATCGGTGCCCAGATCGCCTACATGATTCAGGAGCGCATCTTCGACGAACTCGACGCCCCCGTGCAGCGCGTGTGCAGTCTCGATTCGCCCGCCATCTACAGTCCGCCGCTCGAAGCACTGCAGATTCCGACGGCCGATGTCGTCGTCGCCAAAGCCTTGAGCATTCTCTGA
- a CDS encoding DUF2452 domain-containing protein: MHHLYEAEGERQLSMIAPEEWHQRWIGSSRLNTDRRWQIKKTVSSFNIRNQGHPIVTS, translated from the coding sequence ATGCATCATCTTTACGAAGCCGAAGGCGAACGCCAGCTTAGCATGATTGCACCCGAGGAATGGCACCAACGCTGGATCGGCAGTTCTCGTCTCAATACTGACAGACGCTGGCAGATTAAAAAAACCGTCTCCAGCTTCAACATCCGTAATCAGGGGCACCCCATCGTCACAAGCTGA